The genomic stretch GGGGGAGCAGGTTGGGGAGGAGGTATGGAGCCTGGCAGGGGGTCTGGTGGACAGCCCAGGCTGGGGGTCGATCCAGGCTGGAGCTCAGGATATAGATTTAGCAGACATGGGGCtcttgctgggtgtggagaccTGGGATGCAGATGGGTGTGTCCAGGGAAAGCATGTATgtgagagaggggagaagcagccaAGGGAGCTGAGGGGGAAGCTCTGGGCTTCCAGAATGTCCCACACACACTTATGGACAGTGCAAAAGGGACTTGAGAAAAGACAGGCCAGGTGGAGTGAGGGTGAGGTGGGAGAGGTGAGACTGGGTGGGGAGATTTGAAGAACAGATGAAAATTCAGGAGGTTTGGGTGGTGTGGGCCCCAGGGGTCCACAAAGAACTTATTCTGGGTCACGCACTTGAGGTCAGGAGGAGACTTCTGGAAGTTGGTGCATAAGCAGGTCCTAGCTGGAGCTAGCTTAAAGATGGGGATACCCTCTCCCAAtacaggtggagaaactgaggctcagagagtgcAAGTGGCTTGCTCAACGTCATAGCAAGCAAAGGTGGGGTGTCTGTGGCCATTTGGGTGAGGTCcttggggaagaggcagggagaagtCTCTCAGGTCTTCAGATGCTGCCAAAGACTCCAGCTGGTGACCCCCTTTGTGTTTCCCCCTCTGCACAGGTATcccgccctgccccggcccctcaCCCAGCAGACCCTGACCCCCCAGCCGGACCCTGGCAGTGAGGAGCGGCCGCCTGCCCTGCCCTTACCCTTGCCGGGTGGTGAGGAAAAAGCCAAACTCATCGGGCAGATCAAGCCGGAGCTGTACCAGGGGACAGGACCAGGCGGCCGGCGCGGCGGAGGGGCCCCCGGCTCGGGGGAGGCAGGCGTGGGGGCGCCATGCGGCCGCATCAGTTTCGCCCTGAGGTACCTCTATGGCTCAGACCAGCTGGTGGTGCGGATCCTGCAGGCCTTGGACCTCCCGGCCAAGGACTCCAACGGCTTCTCAGACCCCTACGTCAAGATCTACCTGCTGCCAGACCGCAAGAAAAAGTTCCAGACTAAGGTCCGGAGCAAGGGTCCAGGACATCCCGAGGAGGGGGCGGGGTCGGACTCCGGGGTTTGAGGGAGCAGGAGCTGGGCCCCggctcctgggtctgagggaggaggctgggggcctggactcctgggtctttTGGAAGCGTGGTTGAAGGGTATGGTGTCTGTCTGCCTCCCTCGCCCACCGGCTCCAGGTGCACAGGAAGACTCTGAACCCCGTGTTCAACGAGACATTCCAGTTCTCAGTGCCCCTGGCTGAGCTGGCCCAGCGCAAACTGCACTTCAGCGTCTATGACTTTGACCGCTTCTCGCGGCACGACCTCATCGGCCAAGTGGTGCTGGACAACCTCCTGGAACTGGCTGAACAGCCCCCGGACCGCCCACTGTGGAGGGACATCGTGGAGGGCGGCTCGGTCAGTGGCCCCTGCACCCCTCTTCCTGGGGCCCCCTGACCCCTCAGTTTTTTACCTCCTTGCCGTTGGACTTCGTAACCTTCTAGCTTCCTGACccaggctatttatttatttatttatttatttatttatttatttaaggattttatttatttttgacacgcacgcagagagagtgagacagagacaggagcaggcttcatgcagggagcctgatgtggaactcgatcctaggtctccaggatcgtcctgggctgaaggtggtgctaaactgctgagccacccgggctgccctgacccaggctttttaaaagtttattttattgcaAAATATTTCAGAGATACAAGCAAAGTGTAGAGATTGATATAATGGACCCCCATCTCCCCAACACCCCATCAAATATTGACATCATGCCTGGACCCCAGATCTCCCAGCTTCTGACCCCCTTTTACATCCGATAACAATTGAGAAAATTATAACAGACACCCATGTACCCATCAGCCACTTTATCATAATGTCATGCTGTGACCCCCATGACTTTTGCCCTCTGAccccagattcctgaccctcCAACTTTCTGACCCCAGAGGTcccagcttttgtttttctgacttcCTTCACCTTCCAACCTTCACCTTGGGCCTTGGCAGTTCCCAAGCTTCCCAAACCCCCAGCCCCTCTGATCTCAGAACATTTTATGTTTCAAATGCCTGACCTCCAGATATAATCTCAtcctctggtctccacctgaATCCTGATAGCTGGAACCCCCAAGCCTCAGACATACTTGAATCCCCTATATCCTGACACCTCCCAGTTCTCCCCAGTCACCAGTTTGTGCCCaacaccccctccccatcccaccacACTAGCTCCCTTGCTCTTCCATCCAATCGCTCCCGGAGCCTGGCTCCTCCATGCTTACTGGGTGTCCTgaccctctccctgcctccatcctgTCTCCTGCTTATGTGTGTCACATCTCTCTCTCATCACTGGAGGtcttcactcatccatccatccatccatccatccatccatccattccttaAACAACTGGCTTTTTTGTTTCAGGATCAGGACCCGGGGACCCCAGACAGTCCTCGGGAGCCCCAGGTCCAAGCTGTCACAGTTTGCTGTCAGGGGCAGTGACTGGGGACTCCAGGGACCTGGGCTTCGGTCAGTGTGGCTGTCAGGCCAGGGGCCCAGATGAGGCTAAAGGACCGGGCTGGGCAGGTCAGAGGTCCCGGCTAGTTCAGCTCTGGCTCCAGGTCCCTATGTGTGTGCTGATGTGGGAGGCTCTGTCTCATTTGTAGTTTCGCTGAGGATTGGTGTGTCTCCTATGCTCCCCAAGACTGACTTCTCAGGGTCTGCCACACTGGACCCCTGTCCCTTATCTGCTCTGTGcaggtctctctctgtgtgtgtctctctcttctctgggtCTTTGCTCTTCCCCCCACCTCATTCTGGGTCTCTATCACTGTCTGGGTCTCCATGCCCTCCACCTAGTCTCTCCCCATGTCTCCAGATCTCCTGCACCTTGGGAGCTTTGacatgccccccaccccgactctgtctctccctctgggtctctgtccTTCTTTCTTCCTGTACTTGTCTCTCTGGAAGTCtgttctgctctctctcactttctgttGGAGCAGCATTGTCTCTGGGTCTCTATGCCCTTCCTCtgggtcttctttttcttttttcttttttaaagatttttgtttattcacttgacagagagagcacaagcagggggagtaggaaagggagaaacaggctccccactgagcagagagctcaacctgggtttgatcccaggacccccaggatcacaactcaagccaaaggcagactcccaccaagtcacccaggtgccactagGTTTTCTTACTTTACGATTCTATGGGTTTCCTTTTCTAACTGTATCTTTCAGGGGCCAGGTCCCTGTCACAGTTTATTTCTCACtgtgttcttctctctctttctctctggctctttgCTGCTCTCTCTCCACACTCATGCCTATTACAATTTTCCCTACAGAACAAATAGGCTTTGCTGGTGGCAGGCAGCTGTGGCCAGGGAGTTATCAGGTCAGATTGGCCAAGTCAGATTGTTAAGTGAACTGGAAACCTGAGTCCTGGAAATCCAGGAGGAGAGCTGGAAGCTCCAGATGGGAGAGAACATGAGGGAGAGATTGGGGGGATGGGGGACTGAGGCAGGGTATTGCTGAACCCCTTTCTCCAAACTTCAGGAAAAGGCAGATCTTGGGGAGCTCAACTTCTCACTCTGCTACCTCCCCACGGCCGGTCGCCTCACCGTGACAATCATCAAAGCCTCTAACCTCAAAGCGATGGACCTCACCGGCTTCTCCGGTGGGTTCCAGGAGTTGCTGGGACCTGAGGGAGGAGTGTctggggcctggactcctgggtctgagggaggagtgTGGGGGCCCATGCTCCTGAGTCTGAGGAGTacagggacaggacccctgggtctgagggaggagcagTGTGGGGTCCAGATTCGGGTCTGAGGGAGGAAGTCGAGATTCACTGCTCTTGATGCCCGCCCCCAGACCCCTACGTGAAGGCCTCTCTGATCAGCGAGGGGCGGCGTCTGAAGAAGCGGAAAACCTCCATCAAGAAGAATACATTGAACCCCACATACAACGAGGCGCTTGTGTTCGACGTGGCCCCGGAGAGCGTGGAGAGCGTGGGGCTCAGCATCGCGGTGGTGGACTACGACTGGTGAGGGGCGtggcccgggcgggcgggcggcccggggGTGGGGCCGGACCTGCCCCCTCCCGCCTCTGCTGCTCACagccctccccgctcccccagcATCGGGCACAACGAGGTGATCGGCGTGTGCCGCGTAGGCCCGGACGCCGCTGACCCCCACGGCCGCGAGCACTGGGCGGAGATGCTGGCCAACCCCCGAAAGCCCGTGGAGCACTGGCATCAGCTggtggaggtgagtgggaggCCACCCAGTGCCACTCGGCCCGTGGTTCGCGCGGAGCATCCGTCTTAGGCCCTGCGGCGTCAGACCACCCGGGTTGGAATCCGGGCTCTACCGACTCTAGCTGTGCGGCTTAGAGCacgttacttaacctctctgtgtctcagcttATTCTGCGTCGGAAATGGGGTTGTTAATAGCATTTAAAGTTGGATAgatgtgaggattcagtgagttaATGCaggattaagtgtctgcctctccaTAAGGGCTCAGCAAGTGGTCAGCTACTCTTACTATTATTTCCCATGATgctaaatgcaaaataaatgggaaaaaccGAGTGGTGAGATGCAGCAGGATTGGGATTTTAGGGGTCTTGGTTTGGTTCGGTTTAAAGCAGGATATAATTGAAAATCAG from Canis lupus dingo isolate Sandy chromosome 1, ASM325472v2, whole genome shotgun sequence encodes the following:
- the SYT3 gene encoding synaptotagmin-3, which gives rise to MSGDYEDDLCRRALILVSDLCARVRDADTSDRCQEFNDLRIRGYPRGPDADISVSLLSVIVTFCGIVLLGVSLFVSWKLCWVPWRDKGGSAVGGGPLRKDLGPGVGLAGLVGGSGHHLGAGLGGHPLLGGPHHHAHTAHHPPFAELLEPGSLGGSDPPEPSYLDMDSYPEAAAAAVAAGVKPSQTSPELPSEGGAGSGLLLLPPSGGGLPSAQSHQQVTSLAPTTRYPALPRPLTQQTLTPQPDPGSEERPPALPLPLPGGEEKAKLIGQIKPELYQGTGPGGRRGGGAPGSGEAGVGAPCGRISFALRYLYGSDQLVVRILQALDLPAKDSNGFSDPYVKIYLLPDRKKKFQTKVHRKTLNPVFNETFQFSVPLAELAQRKLHFSVYDFDRFSRHDLIGQVVLDNLLELAEQPPDRPLWRDIVEGGSEKADLGELNFSLCYLPTAGRLTVTIIKASNLKAMDLTGFSDPYVKASLISEGRRLKKRKTSIKKNTLNPTYNEALVFDVAPESVESVGLSIAVVDYDCIGHNEVIGVCRVGPDAADPHGREHWAEMLANPRKPVEHWHQLVEEKTLSSFTKGSKGLSEKENSE